In a single window of the Balneolaceae bacterium genome:
- a CDS encoding aldehyde dehydrogenase family protein gives MSDRLDVQKTYKTYVGGAFPRSESGRTYKVMDGEGEPLANACRCSRKDVRDAVTAARKAFEGWSGRSAYNRGQILYRIGEMLEGRAGQFAAELQKTGLKKKSAERRVELAIDRLIYYAGWTDKIAQVFGTVNPVASSHFNFSMPEPTGVVGIWAPEESPLLGLVSVVAPVIAGGNTCVVLASESKPLGAVSFAEVLHSSDVPGGVVNILTGRREELTSHLSSHMNINGLLYTDAGFIEQYGKQIEENAALNVKRVAGEAVEDWTDEAQSNPYRVTDFQETKTTWHPVGY, from the coding sequence ATGAGTGACCGACTGGACGTACAGAAAACCTACAAGACCTACGTGGGGGGCGCCTTTCCCCGCAGTGAATCGGGCCGAACCTACAAGGTAATGGACGGCGAGGGCGAGCCCCTGGCCAACGCATGCCGCTGCTCACGCAAGGACGTGCGCGACGCCGTAACGGCCGCCCGCAAGGCCTTCGAAGGCTGGAGCGGGCGCTCGGCCTACAACCGGGGACAGATTCTCTACCGCATCGGCGAGATGCTGGAGGGGCGCGCCGGACAGTTCGCCGCCGAGCTGCAGAAGACCGGCCTCAAGAAGAAATCCGCCGAGCGCCGGGTAGAGCTGGCCATCGACCGGCTCATCTACTACGCCGGCTGGACCGACAAGATTGCCCAGGTCTTCGGAACGGTAAACCCGGTGGCAAGCAGCCATTTCAATTTTTCGATGCCCGAACCCACGGGCGTGGTGGGCATCTGGGCGCCCGAGGAGAGTCCCCTGCTGGGACTGGTCTCGGTCGTGGCCCCGGTGATCGCGGGAGGCAACACCTGCGTGGTGCTCGCCTCCGAAAGCAAACCGCTGGGCGCGGTCAGCTTCGCCGAGGTGCTTCACTCCTCCGATGTGCCCGGCGGGGTGGTCAACATTCTGACCGGCCGGCGGGAGGAACTTACCTCCCACCTCTCCTCCCACATGAATATTAACGGGCTGCTCTACACCGACGCCGGCTTTATCGAACAGTACGGGAAACAAATTGAGGAGAACGCCGCTTTAAACGTCAAGCGGGTGGCCGGCGAGGCGGTGGAGGACTGGACCGACGAGGCGCAGAGCAATCCCTACCGCGTCACCGATTTCCAGGAGACCAAGACCACCTGGCATCCCGTGGGATATTAA
- a CDS encoding metallophosphoesterase family protein gives MAEADKYIAVGDVHGCAASLEALVDKMDPAELARRQIVFVGDYIDRGPDSKGVVDFLLSFREDHDCVFLRGNHEQMLLEGIRMGNFANWMLNGGGETLDSYGDAPGVEDIPDAHMDFFEATRLFYDTPDYFFVHAGLPPGLTIREAVEDEEHHSDLLWERSHLAAPETAWEKTVVFGHTPRTRPLRRANMIGIDTGCVFASRGMGTLTAVLLPEEEFIQQPSID, from the coding sequence TTGGCTGAAGCTGACAAGTATATCGCTGTAGGCGACGTGCACGGTTGCGCCGCCTCCCTGGAGGCCCTGGTCGACAAAATGGACCCCGCAGAGCTGGCCCGACGGCAGATCGTCTTCGTGGGCGACTACATCGACCGTGGACCCGATTCGAAGGGCGTGGTCGATTTCCTGCTTAGCTTCCGGGAGGACCACGACTGCGTCTTCCTGCGGGGCAATCATGAGCAGATGTTGCTGGAGGGCATACGGATGGGCAACTTCGCCAACTGGATGTTGAACGGGGGAGGGGAGACCCTCGACTCCTACGGGGACGCGCCCGGCGTGGAGGACATCCCCGACGCGCATATGGATTTCTTCGAGGCTACCCGCCTCTTTTACGATACCCCGGACTACTTTTTCGTGCACGCGGGTCTGCCGCCCGGCCTTACCATCCGGGAGGCGGTGGAGGACGAGGAGCATCACAGCGACTTGCTCTGGGAGCGCTCCCACCTGGCCGCCCCCGAAACCGCCTGGGAGAAGACGGTGGTCTTCGGCCACACGCCACGGACCCGGCCGCTGCGCCGGGCCAACATGATTGGCATCGACACGGGCTGTGTTTTCGCCTCCCGCGGCATGGGCACGCTGACAGCCGTGCTGCTGCCCGAAGAGGAGTTTATCCAGCAGCCTAGCATCGACTGA
- the ychF gene encoding redox-regulated ATPase YchF produces the protein MSLKCGIVGLPNVGKSTLFNALSDAGADAANFPFCTIDPNVGVVPVPDKRLDTLFGLSESKEKVPTSVEFVDIAGLVKGASEGKGKGNAFLSHIREVDLIVHVVRCFDDENVVHVEGSVDPARDIRIIEDELILKDLDSVEKRWENLKKAAKSGEREDIRRLEVVTELKEHLEVGNSARTFPADEEKRRYYRELFLLSEKPVLYACNVSEEDLDSGNRWVDTVREIASEHGDEVVTFCAKIEAEIAELEEDEKEAFLEELGVESGGLDRLIQAAYKELGLITFFTTGPKETRAWTLEKGKTAPEAAGKIHTDFQRGFIRAETASFETFKELRSEKAVRDAGRMRQEGKDYVVQDGDVILFRFNV, from the coding sequence ATGAGCCTCAAATGTGGAATCGTGGGCCTGCCCAACGTGGGCAAGTCCACCCTGTTCAACGCCCTCAGCGACGCGGGGGCCGACGCCGCCAACTTTCCCTTCTGCACCATCGATCCCAACGTGGGGGTGGTGCCGGTGCCCGACAAGCGCCTGGACACTCTCTTCGGCCTCTCCGAGTCCAAGGAGAAGGTGCCTACCAGCGTGGAGTTCGTGGACATAGCGGGCCTGGTCAAAGGGGCCTCCGAAGGGAAGGGCAAGGGCAACGCCTTCCTGTCGCACATCCGGGAGGTGGACCTCATCGTGCACGTGGTGCGCTGCTTCGACGACGAGAACGTGGTGCACGTGGAGGGGAGCGTGGACCCGGCGCGTGACATCCGCATCATCGAGGACGAGCTTATCCTTAAGGACCTCGATTCGGTGGAGAAGCGCTGGGAAAACCTCAAGAAGGCCGCCAAGAGTGGCGAGAGGGAGGACATCAGGAGGCTGGAGGTGGTCACCGAACTGAAGGAGCACCTTGAGGTGGGCAACTCCGCGCGCACCTTCCCGGCCGACGAGGAAAAACGCCGCTACTACCGCGAGCTCTTCCTGCTGTCGGAGAAGCCGGTGCTTTACGCCTGCAACGTCTCCGAGGAGGATCTCGACTCGGGCAACCGGTGGGTGGACACGGTTCGAGAGATCGCCTCCGAGCACGGCGACGAGGTGGTGACCTTCTGTGCCAAGATCGAGGCGGAGATCGCCGAGCTGGAGGAGGACGAGAAGGAGGCCTTTCTGGAGGAGCTGGGCGTGGAGAGCGGAGGACTCGACCGCCTGATCCAGGCCGCCTACAAGGAGCTGGGGCTGATCACCTTCTTTACCACGGGACCGAAGGAGACCCGCGCGTGGACCCTGGAGAAGGGCAAGACCGCCCCGGAGGCGGCCGGCAAGATCCACACCGACTTCCAGCGCGGCTTCATCCGCGCCGAGACGGCCAGCTTCGAAACTTTTAAGGAGCTCCGCTCGGAGAAGGCCGTGCGCGACGCCGGGCGCATGCGCCAGGAGGGCAAGGACTACGTGGTGCAGGACGGCGACGTCATTCTCTTCCGCTTCAACGTCTGA